A part of bacterium genomic DNA contains:
- the corA gene encoding magnesium/cobalt transporter CorA gives MTHRRVRGALAGAKRRLPPGTSPGTIRVDPASPAPIITAIAYGPEGEVVERRVAAGELAALKGSAPILWVNIEGLGDAEAIREIGRVFGLHPLALEDAVNVHQRPKVDAFAGNLFIVARMADEAEGRLCTEQLGLFLGEGFVLTFQERRGDCFDPVRNRLRLAGPIRAKGADYLAYALLDAVVDNWFPALDKCEERIDVLDRVVPVGPPRETIRAIHDLRADLVVARRAIWPLRDALAALVRDQHPLVREDTRLYLRDCQDHVVQLIDVLETSRELSGQLAELHLSFVSNRLNEVMKVLTVISTIFLPLSFIAGLYGMNFQPEKSPWNMPELGWRYGYPFALLLMAAIVVAMLWYFARRGWLSSSEPTDRP, from the coding sequence ATGACACATCGTCGAGTCCGGGGGGCGTTGGCCGGGGCGAAGCGGCGGCTGCCGCCGGGGACGTCCCCCGGCACGATCCGCGTCGATCCCGCCTCTCCGGCGCCGATCATCACCGCGATCGCCTACGGGCCGGAGGGAGAGGTCGTCGAGCGGCGCGTCGCCGCGGGCGAGCTGGCGGCGCTCAAGGGATCGGCGCCGATCCTGTGGGTGAACATCGAGGGGCTGGGGGACGCCGAGGCGATCCGCGAGATCGGGCGGGTCTTCGGCCTGCATCCGCTGGCGCTCGAGGACGCCGTCAACGTGCATCAGCGGCCGAAGGTGGACGCCTTCGCCGGCAACCTCTTCATCGTCGCGCGGATGGCCGACGAGGCGGAGGGACGCCTCTGCACCGAGCAGCTCGGGCTCTTCCTCGGCGAGGGGTTCGTGCTCACGTTCCAGGAGCGCCGCGGCGACTGCTTCGATCCGGTGCGCAACCGGCTGCGCCTCGCCGGGCCGATCCGCGCCAAGGGCGCCGACTATCTCGCCTACGCGCTGCTCGACGCCGTGGTGGACAACTGGTTCCCCGCGCTCGACAAGTGCGAGGAGCGGATCGACGTGCTGGACCGCGTGGTGCCGGTCGGCCCGCCGCGCGAGACGATCCGCGCGATCCACGACCTGCGCGCCGACTTGGTCGTCGCCCGCCGCGCGATTTGGCCGCTGCGCGACGCGCTGGCCGCGCTGGTGCGCGACCAGCACCCGCTGGTGCGGGAGGACACGCGGCTCTACCTGCGCGACTGCCAGGACCACGTCGTGCAGCTGATCGACGTGCTGGAGACGAGCCGCGAGCTGTCGGGGCAGTTGGCGGAGCTGCACCTCTCCTTCGTGAGCAACCGGCTCAACGAAGTGATGAAGGTGCTGACGGTGATCTCGACGATCTTCCTGCCGCTGTCGTTCATCGCCGGGCTCTACGGGATGAACTTCCAGCCGGAGAAGTCGCCCTGGAACATGCCGGAGCTGGGGTGGAGGTACGGGTATCCGTTCGCGCTGTTGTTGATGGCCGCGATCGTCGTCGCGATGCTGTGGTATTTCGCGCGGCGGGGGTGGTTGTCGTCTTCTGAACCGACCGACAGACCGTAG